One bacterium genomic window, CGGTTGATATCACCAGCGATGAGTTTCAGATTCGCATCGGGATAAGTTGCACCGCTTTGATTGTTAATGTCGACCCAACCATTAAAATCGAGTTGTTCCCCTTTTGCCGCCAACACGCCGATGTACTCAGCGCTCCATGATATTCCATTGGTCGTGTAGGAAAGCTCGGCGCTCTTCTTTCCCTTCGTGTCACCTGCGAGCTGCCACACCAATGTCGGACGAAGATACATCCCTTGCGAATTACCGGGAATCAGGATTTGTTGAATTCCACTTTGTAAAAGCCGCATCTCTTTCTCGGTTTCGAGGACGATGCCCCAACTGCCGGGCGTCAGCAATTTTCCGGATACGAGTTCCCCTTTTTCCAGTACGACGTCAATCCGCTCGCCTAATCGCCGCTCGAGTAACCGTTGTTGGTTTACTAAATCGTATTCGTAATTTTGCTCGATGACGGTCGCTCCGGGAATCGATAGCTTGACCGAAGTTGGATCCATCCGCTCGGCAACGTCGGCAATTGACAATTGATTGCTGGCAATCGTTACCTCGCGCACTTCCCGAACAACTGCGAGATCGTTATTGTAAATCGTGAGGTGAACGGTGCGCTCGGCAGCGAATGCCAACGCAGTAATCGTAAGTATAACAAAAAGCGAAATTCGTGACATCAAATCCTCCAACGTGGTTTTCATTCCGGTTTGTAATCTCTGCTCGAAACTTACAACAATGCCAACCGCTCTTTCACCCGGGGCAGGAGCGGATCGTTCGGAAAGTCGCGCATGAATCGTTCCCATTCCGCTTTCGCCAACGTTTTTTTGCCGAGCCTCGAATAGCACATCCCCAACATGAAACGCGCATGGGAAATCTTTGTCGAATGAGGAACTGCTGCCGCCATCAAAAACTCCAGTTGCGCTTCATCGGGACGATCCAAT contains:
- a CDS encoding tetratricopeptide repeat protein, with the protein product MIKRFLLLALFVWAALANAGVVDDRYNAALQKLQSGNRTNALSEMRALSLKYPNHPLAGNFHYWSGEALLGLDRPDEAQLEFLMAAAVPHSTKISHARFMLGMCYSRLGKKTLAKAEWERFMRDFPNDPLLPRVKERLALL